In Telopea speciosissima isolate NSW1024214 ecotype Mountain lineage chromosome 10, Tspe_v1, whole genome shotgun sequence, the DNA window ATGCGTAGTTTGTGATTCCTTATAATACTGTCTGTTTGTTTTGGACACTTTACTTCTTTCATTCTCCACTATTTTGACTGCATCGTTCATGAAATCTCTGCCAACGAGGGTAGTATAGCTGAGTTCGGTTCCCCAgtacaggtgaacgtacatgtgagagctaACCATCTgttctatttttgttatttacaagaggaggagaggttttaataaaaacaaaattaaaatgtgattaactctgagatgtacgttcaccagtggtacgtgcagatgatccattctcagtATAGCTTGGTAAACAAATCGTATCAGATAATATCCGGATAACTGATTACATGGagttatttattaatatttctaATTCTATATCCTGCTCTAATCATGTGGGCCCTATGTGCATGCCAtattgttcccccccccccttccataCTGGCATCTTGGGAACCCTCTTCCAAGGTTTTAATACCCAACAAGTGAGCTGATAGAGTCTATAAAGATTCGTGGTGGTGCTTGGTGTTCCCATCATGTAATTGAATCAGACCTCTCTTCTACATTTAGGTTTTAATCACCATAAGCTACCTAAGAGTCCTCCTTCTTAATCCAAGCCCTAATTAGCAAACCCAAATCTGAATTATCTTTATGTTTAAATTCTTGGGTTAGGTTTGGGGCGAGAATTGTTAAATGTAAGGTTGGATTAGAGTCTGACAACTACCGGGTTGTCCAGTCATTTCCGTCCAATTTATTATTAAACCTATGTAtcacttggtatcagagccctcTGTCGGTCCTCCCTTGCATTATCTTTCCCCGTGTTACATGCGAAGAGAGTATTAAAAGTAGCCTCCGTCCTCCTCCAACATACGAGGGAATGTTAAGAATAATCCCACATCAGTGAATCAAGAACCAAGtcaataaaatttatttatttatttttgtttttgagagagaaagggaggggagggagaaacTCAGTACTAGAGGGAAGAGAAAATGGGAAAACCAGGTAAAGTGTTCCCTGAGTCAACAATAAACACATTGCCTGAGACATAACTGGAGGATTCATGGATCAAAAATCGAATAAGTGATGTCAATGCTGGATCAATTGTGCCAAATTTTCTTAGAGGTACAGTCCTTAAAGCCACATTGTTAAGCCAATCTTTCTGCAAAAGCCCTTGTGTGATTTCTGACTTGAATAATCCAGGAGCTATTGCATTCACTCTTATCTTGAGTGGCCCTAACTCTATTGCCATGATCTGTccaaaacaagaaataaaaaaaaaattcatcttttTGCCCTTTCAATCTAACAGATCTCAAATACTACAATCTAGGTTTGAAATAGAAGTAACTTACCTTGGTCATGGAAATTAGGCCAGCCTTCGATGCAACATAGGCAGTACCTCCAGGTAACTCCCCACGCTGGATTCCGCCGATAGATGTAATAAATACAACTGATCCTTTCAGGCCATTTTTGCGAATACGCCGGCCGACAGCCTTTGTTACTAGCCAGGAACCTGTTAGGTTAGTTTTGATAGTACTATTCCATTCCTCTTCAGACAAATCCAATGGGGAATTCACAGTACCTACTAAATCCATCCATAAATGGATATTAGATGTTAACCACACCACACACCACACACCACACACCACaataaattgaaaaatatatatatagtaacacaaacacccctgttttgttgggctggatcctccaactcccgccacggTAGTCAATGAGGCCCACATGGTTAGGTGAGGAAAGAGCAATATACGATGATGTGTGGGAATCTttatttccattatttttttaaaagtttggTATGATATCTCATTCAAGAAAAACAATATTCTACTTTCAAGCATGGAATTAAATCTCGGCATCATGTCGGCCACCTAATACCGATACTGAGTCGATAATCAGAATAAAGATTTGATACGACCTTACACGGGCGATTCGATATCAAT includes these proteins:
- the LOC122642122 gene encoding 3-oxoacyl-[acyl-carrier-protein] reductase FabG-like, whose amino-acid sequence is MGDEGEGGGEGGGEERNMEQWNRLDGNVVMVTGASSGLGHEFCLNLAMAGCNVIAAARRKDRLKSLCDQINQKSNTSSAEIRAVAVELDLSAAEAVIDASVQIAWEAFGRIDALVNSAGVRGTVNSPLDLSEEEWNSTIKTNLTGSWLVTKAVGRRIRKNGLKGSVVFITSIGGIQRGELPGGTAYVASKAGLISMTKIMAIELGPLKIRVNAIAPGLFKSEITQGLLQKDWLNNVALRTVPLRKFGTIDPALTSLIRFLIHESSSYVSGNVFIVDSGNTLPGFPIFSSL